A window of Salvelinus alpinus chromosome 31, SLU_Salpinus.1, whole genome shotgun sequence contains these coding sequences:
- the LOC139561552 gene encoding ladderlectin-like, translated as MTMLTSLLLLSAAFALGDANLILDEDLCPHGWTKYGSSCLMFVKTTRSWPEAERHCVSLGDQLVSVPNVVEYLGANLASVHSSEEDQFLQALVLEKTVGFPPTWIGGFLSVKDRRWFWSDGSDFDHQNWAKGRPDAGARDTCIHINFGGQHRWNNALCVMSLPSVCSLRLLPLRQTIH; from the exons ATGACCATGTTGACCAGTCTTCTGCTTCTCAGTGCTGCCTTTGCTCTGGGAGATGCAA ATTTAATTCTAGATGAAGACTTGTGTCCTCATGGTTGGACCAAATATGGATCAAGCTGCTTAATGTTTGTCAAGACTACAAGGAGCTGGCCTGAAGCAGAG AGGCACTGTGTGTCCCTTGGTGATCAACTGGTGTCTGTACCCAACGTTGTGGAGTACCTTGGAGCAAACCTGGCATCTGTGCACAGCTCCGAGGAGGATCAGTTTCTACAGGCGTTGGTCTTGGAGAAGACTGTTGGTTTCCCTCCTACCTGGATTGGTGGATTTCTTTCTGTTAAG GACAGGCGGTGGTTCTGGAGCGATGGCTCCGACTTTGATCACCAGAACTGGGCTAAAGGAAGGCCCGATGCTGGTGCCAGAGACACTTGTATTCATATCAACTTTGGAG GTCAACACCGCTGGAACAATGCATTATGTGTAATGAGCTTGCCCTCGGTGTGCTCCCTGAGACTCCTGCCTCTTCGCCAGACTATACATTAA